The following coding sequences lie in one Arachis stenosperma cultivar V10309 chromosome 5, arast.V10309.gnm1.PFL2, whole genome shotgun sequence genomic window:
- the LOC130982324 gene encoding cyclin-D3-2-like translates to MKQTTNNATNTNTLSALNMNMPHTQQEEQEEEEEEEEDDDSSSFFDALLCEEEKNILDDDDDNHQSSLLMDNREHDHILSLLSKETHTHTIHAFLEAPRNDAVSWISKVSSFYGFTPLTTVLAVNYFDRFVTSLTFQRDKPWMTQLTALACLSLAAKMEEIHVPLLLDLQVEEPKFLFEAKTVQRMELLVLSTLQWRMNPVTPISFFEHIVRRIGLHWEFLWRCQRVLLSVIPNSRFMGYLPSTLAAATMIHVIKEIEPINAMEYINQLMGLLKTSEEQVNECYKHIVKQLVLNHEGIYNVCQKRKRISEPSSPGGVIDASFSCDSSNDSWTAASLISPSLSMEPMFKRSRAPDQQMRFATVNRVSINVIDSPP, encoded by the exons ATGAAACAAACAACAAACAATGCAACAAACACAAACACCTTATCTGCTTTGAACATGAACATGCCTCACACACAACAAgaggaacaagaagaagaagaagaagaagaagaggatgaTGATTCTTCCTCCTTCTTCGATGCCCTTCTCTGCGAAGAAGAGAAGAACATTctcgatgatgatgatgacaacCACCAAAGCAGCCTTCTCATGGACAATCGGGAACACGACCAcatcctctctcttctctccaAAGAGACACACACTCACACCATTCATGCTTTTCTCGAGGCTCCACGAAACGACGCCGTCTCCTGGATTTCCAAAGTTAGCTCCTTCTATGGCTTCACTCCTTTGACCACTGTACTTGCAGTCAACTACTTCGACAGGTTCGTCACAAGCCTAACGTTTCAGAGGGACAAGCCATGGATGACTCAGCTCACTGCTCTTGCCTGTTTATCTCTTGCTGCCAAAATGGAAGAGATCCATGTCCCACTTCTCTTGGACCTCCAA gTGGAGGAACCCAAGTTCTTGTTCGAAGCCAAGACTGTTCAGAGAATGGAGCTTCTTGTGTTGTCTACACTCCAATGGAGGATGAACCCTGTCACCCCAATTTCCTTCTTTGAACACATTGTTAGAAGGATTGGTTTGCATTGGGAGTTCTTATGGAGGTGCCAGCGTGTTCTTCTTTCTGTCATTCCCA ATTCAAGGTTCATGGGTTATCTCCCTTCTACATTGGCTGCTGCTACCATGATCCATGTTATTAAAGAGATTGAACCGATAAATGCAATGGAATACATAAATCAACTCATGGGGTTACTCAAGACTAGTGAG GAACAAGTGAATGAGTGCTACAAACACATAGTGAAACAATTGGTTTTGAATCATGAAGGCATTTACAATGTTTGCCAAAAACGCAAACGGATATCCGAACCAAGTAGCCCCGGGGGTGTAATTGATGCATCATTCAGTTGTGACAGCTCAAATGATTCATGGACAGCAGCATCTTTGATCTCTCCTTCACTATCAATGGAGCCAATGTTTAAGAGGAGCAGAGCTCCGGACCAGCAGATGCGATTCGCCACAGTAAATCGAGTGTCTATCAATGTTATAGATAGTCCTCCTTAA